CTAAACAGACCTAAGTTGGCTTACCAGCCAAGTCTCTATAGGTCTCTGAAAACTTGTTAGTATTCCGGTTCCAACGACCCGGGTGCACTCCAAGTACAACCTCCCAGAACGATTCCTCGGCCATGTACTCTTGTTCTTCGAGATCCAGCTGCGGCGGAGTCCCCGGCGGCGTTGAGAACTCCATGTTAAGATGAACTGTAACTTTGGGGCCGATTTGATTCTCACGACGATGAACAACGACGACTTCGGGTTTGGGGCCGGTTCGTCGGCGGTATGGCTTCTTtccggccatggcgcgcgcTAAGTTAAGGTTAGGTTGGCGGCCGGATTAACAGGCTGTCTCGTTATATATCACATGCATATATAGCATAGGAGTAGGTCGCGGTtacatccggcggcggcggggaagcaAGGGACTCTTTGCACACGTGGGCTGGCTGTTGCAACGTTTCCTAACATGCTAAGCCCTCGTCAGCAAAGGATTGCCGCCAAATCAAGCCGAACACAGGCCGAGGCCCAACCGGAGCCCTCGTCTGCAAAAATCTGAACAGCCGGCCCCCGAGCTCTAGCGATGCCCGTCGAGGTTCGGCGAGGCCTCGTCGGCGCTCAGCCGCTCAGGCTGCCGCCACTTCATGCTTCTCCGTCCAGAGCACTCGCTCGTTTCTCCATCCCCAAAGCTGCGCGAGCTCAAGCTTAGCGCAGGAGGAACAGCGTCCTCGCCAGCGTGGCTCAGACCATCCAGATCCTACGCATGTTGACCTTTTTTTTTAGCGACCGCGCCGGAGCgcatttttcattaagaggagaaTAGAGAAAGTAGCATTATAACACCCTGTGATCACGATAGAGATCACTGCGAACCTAAAGAAATTTGAACACTATTATACAGTGACTAAATCGCGACCAAGATGTGTTAGACCACATAGCACCACATTATTCTCCAACTGGGGGAACAACTGAAGATGTGTTAGACCAGCATAGCACCACACTTTTGCCTCGTCTAAAATTAAATCTGCCACTTCAGCAGGTGTCAACTTCACCTTTCGAAAGATGTGTTTGTTTCGTTCCTTCCAGATCGATCAGGCTACTAGTACTATCAGGGAGTCAAAagcttttctctcttccttcctGATTTGTTTTCGTGCTGAGAGCCACCAATCAAAGAAGTCTTGAAGTGTGCCCGTGGGAGTGAGTCTTTGCAAGTTGCATCTCCTTAGTACTATAAACCAAACTTCTCTAGCCAATACGCATGGTGACCTCTACACCTTATTCCGgtaggtgccggcggcggctgctctaGGGTCTGCCTCGCTTCCAtctgcggcgcggcggccggcggagagTCGGAGACGGTAGGAGGCGCATACAGCATTTGGTCGTTTCGTGTTCGTAGGTCCAGCGACATTGTGCTGAGTTTTCCCTAACAAATTGTTtgttcttggcaatttttcatGAGTCAGGATCTCACGGACAACTGAAGCTGACGAAGCTGCAGCTTGAGCTCTTGatgactgcacaaactggagccATTACAATTCACTATAAGATACATACAACgcattatttttcttcttttgaagGCAGATACAACGCAATTGAGATGTCATTGTCTGTGCTGATGAATAATGATGGCTCGTGCTTTCTATGTCCATGAACCATGAATCAACTGTCAATCACTGACCACCGATAATTAACAATAGAAGTACGCCATGCTATCTCACACCAGTCTACTCTGATGTTCTACTGGGCAGCTTTTCTGGCGTGATATTCTTTGCTACTCTACTCTCGGCTGTATGACTGCATCATCAATATATTCTGCATCATAATATTAATCTTCTGATAATACACTTTCACAGCACAAACAGAAATATTCTCCGTGTACATTGCGTGTTCAGATGAAACTTTACAGACCTATCCAGCCTGATCGGTCTGGAGCAACAAAACAACACATCGTCAAGTCAAATCACATGCACTAACTTACATGATTACATCCACAGCATTCAGGTATCAAACATGATCTACAAGAAAAATGGCTTTCAGACAGCCGCATGATCATGGTGAGGTTTCAGATCCATTTCCACCTGGTGAATTGTCCACTGCATGCCCTCCAGTTTCTGCAGCTCAACCAGGTTAGCAATGACCCATCAACCATATGTTAATTCATGGCAACAAAACTGAGCCAGATTACCTTTACAATCTCATGGTACTGCCTTGCAATCACATCGAAATGTGGATCCACACCCTGATACTCACGTAATCGTGAAATCTGACAGACCAAATATAATAGCAAACAGTTAAATGATGGACAGAAGATACTGGATTTAATGATTTCTTCTCAGATGAAATGGATGCAAAACAATTGCTTCCACTCTTTCTCCATAAATTATAATGTGCAGAAAATACTGGGATTCATTATTTCTTCAGATGTAATGGGTGCTAGTAAGATGGCATTAGTTCTTTCTCCAAACATGCAGTTAAAAGCGGTAACTACTGACAAGCAGATCCCAGGTTCTTGCTATGAAACTGCATAAACTCCTGAAAGAAGCAAAAAAATGTACACAAATTGCCTCCAAAGCAGGACTTTGTTCAACCATGCATGATTAATATACTAGTGCCTCTGATGTTAGCTCCTCCATACAACCTCTAGGTACCACTTAATTCcttagatgttttttttttccactcAAAAGCAGCTGCAAGGTATTGGCTCTACTGAAGTTGTGGTTTCTACAGCCCTCTTTGTGAGCAGAAACCAAAATTTGTGGAAAGTGCATCCGCGTGTGTTCATTTTGAGAACTTTTGGCTATTTAGGGACGAAATTTTTTGTATCTTACCGCTTCATTATAGGAATTGGATGCCTCTTTCGTGGCCTCTACAAGATACTTTCTGCACAAGCAGTTGATATGTTAAGAAGTTTCTTCATCAAAATAACAGTGCGCCCAACAAATCAAATCAATCAAGAGAATAACAGGTGCAACTTAACTATAACACCAACTTAAAAAACAATTGCCTTAACCTTACCTGATCCTGTGCAGTGCTGGTACAGTATCCTTGGTGTAGGTGTCACGCAACAGATGATGCTCTAGATAGCTGGAACCAAATATAGAAAATGTTAATCTAATCTTTTAATGCTTCAGCATTTGAAATAACAAAGAACTGTTGTACAAGGGAGAGTCAGCTACATGAGTATAGAGCAACATCTGCAATACTATGGTCAAAGATGCAGGTGCCAACCTTAATTTAGCATTCATTGTTCGGCACCTTTTGATAAGCCAGGTCTTCTTCAGATCATCCTGTTAGCCAATAAAAGAGGTTAAGCACTTAAACAAGAAATACTAACCATATGAAAAGATTGCATGTTTTATCCAAAGAAATTTAGTCGCGCAAAGGAACATGAGAAGGCTTACATATTGGTGCTGATGCTCAAGTTTCTTGTCTTTAACAAACTGGATAAGCACAGCAAGAATTTGCTCCAGGACCTTTTACATTTTGAGAACCATAAGTAATTAATTAAAACTCAGAGAAAGAAATTGTGCTAAAATAAAGTGGGTGCACTTCTCAAAATTTAATCAACTAGGAAAATCAAACACACATACATTATAGTGTTCAGCAAATTTTCTGTCCATTGAGGCAAGATCCTCCAGTAAATGTGCCTCTTCCTTCTCTATCTCTTCGATGATTAATTTCACCCTGTCAAATGGGAAGAAAAGATAATGGTAAATACTTATCCCAGATGCATGTTCAACCATCACAGGCTCCACATAAGTTACAATTCGAAACAAGATGGAAAATTGAAGAAAGTTAGCTATGTAAATGGATGTGCTTGCCCCCGAGAATGGATGGTAAGATGGTATTGATAATACTAAAAATTTGCTCGAAACAATCAGATGGAAATGTAGGGCAAGAAAGTTCACCTTTCTGGAAGCCTGGCACTTGATATTTGACTGATTGATGATGAATCTGCAGCAAAGACGTTGCCATGAGACAAAAACAACAGCCAAAACAAGAATTCTGAGTGTTTGTTTTTTCTTAAATAGATCTACCCAAGATATTTTGCATAATAAGGAGGAAGAGAGGGTGGCAATTTATAAATATGCAAATATAATATATTCCCACTGACCCCTTTCATCCATAGCAAATAGATCAGCTAAAGCATCACACTTGGCTTCTAACCGGGCTTCAATCTCCCTAGCCAAAGTTCTCTGATAATCAACCATGTCCTGCAATCCATACCAAAGCAGATGCTTTCAAAGTTCTCATGACCATTTTTCTACTTTTTTTCACTCTTTGATAAAAATGATAAAACCCATCATAGgtaataaataactaataaGTGATCAGAAAATAGGGTCACATTTTGCAAGGTACATATTGGAATCACCAAATCAAACAAGGTAAGAATTGGCCACTTAGGAAAAAAATTAGCTGTTCTCACCACAGACATGGCTGGCTGCTCTTGTTGCACTTGGTAGAGATAATCTGATGTGATTCCGAGAAAACGATCAGGAACACCACCAACTCCAGGTTCAACTGCCTCCGAACTGCCACTGCCAAGGGCAGCACCAACAGTCACTGCACTAGCGGTGCTGCTATAGTTATTGTAACTTGTCGACATTGAGCTTGAGCTGGGTGTGGCACTCGCCAGAGTACTATCAAATGAGCTCCTTGACAAGGTGCTCAGCTTTTCAATCTCCTCCTCATGGACCTCCCCGTCCTGCGAGAGCAGTGGGAGCCTCAACCTCTGTGCTGCCTCCGCGACAGCCAAATGGTGCTCCAAAGACTCGTACACCTGGATTCAGAATGGAAATAGTAAGCTCGGTGACTAAAGAGCATTTCTGTCAGATAATTTGTTGATGATTGCTGTGTCAAATAAATGGAATCAACAATGAAGAATTCCCACCATCTATTAGTCACTGACTACCCGCCCAGCTCACATTTCAAGCTCTTTTTACAGCAGTGAATGAAAAATGGAGAGTGTTGGGAGCACGAGAGAATGCATAACCTGCGGGGAGCAGTTGAGCTTCTTGCCGGCGCCAGCACCAGCTGCCGCATGGTACTCCTCCACCATGGCCACCGCCTCCGCGTACACCGCCTGCCGCATCGCGCCAGATCTGATCAGAACCCCGGAGTAAACCCTAAAATGCAGATCCGACGAGCGGGCAGGGGTGACTCACCAGTGCCTCGAGGTAGAGCGCGCGCTCCGCGGCGACCTCCTCGCGCGcctgcagcggcagcaggctcAGATAAGCAGCGGCGAGCGCGGGGCAGGcgggggagcggcgcggggcagtCGGGGGAGCGGAGCGCGACGTACCTGGAGGAGGTCGGCGTGCGCGGAGT
This window of the Panicum virgatum strain AP13 chromosome 1K, P.virgatum_v5, whole genome shotgun sequence genome carries:
- the LOC120700202 gene encoding AUGMIN subunit 4-like; this encodes MSKAAAAASLPPPPPEVAHLVEQLQRHHLAPDASLLSNSAHADLLQAREEVAAERALYLEALAVYAEAVAMVEEYHAAAGAGAGKKLNCSPQVYESLEHHLAVAEAAQRLRLPLLSQDGEVHEEEIEKLSTLSRSSFDSTLASATPSSSSMSTSYNNYSSTASAVTVGAALGSGSSEAVEPGVGGVPDRFLGITSDYLYQVQQEQPAMSVDMVDYQRTLAREIEARLEAKCDALADLFAMDERDSSSISQISSARLPERVKLIIEEIEKEEAHLLEDLASMDRKFAEHYNVLEQILAVLIQFVKDKKLEHQHQYDDLKKTWLIKRCRTMNAKLSYLEHHLLRDTYTKDTVPALHRIRKYLVEATKEASNSYNEAISRLREYQGVDPHFDVIARQYHEIVKKLEGMQWTIHQVEMDLKPHHDHAAV